In a single window of the Streptomyces sp. CGMCC 4.7035 genome:
- a CDS encoding NAD(P)-binding domain-containing protein — MNNTGVHGVEVVVIGAGQAGLSSAYHLRRTGFEPDRDFVVLDRSPAPGGAWQFRWPSLTYGKVHGMHALPGMELTDADPTRPSSEVIAEYFGTYERTFDLRVRRPVGVRAVREGTDGRLLVETSAGTWSTRALINATGTWDRPFWPRYPGQETFRGRQLHTAQYSGPEEFAGQRVVVVGGGASGTQHLMEIAPYATATTWVTRRPPVFREGPFSEEVGRAAVALVEERVRQGLPPRSVVSVTGLPLNDAIRQAVADGVLDRQPMFDRIVPDGVEWDDGRHVDADVILWATGFRAAIDHLAPLRLRGPGGGIRVEGTRVVSDPRIHLVGYGPSASTVGANRAGRAAVRDIRRLLAGETLAIA, encoded by the coding sequence GTGAACAACACCGGGGTACATGGAGTCGAGGTAGTCGTCATAGGCGCTGGTCAGGCCGGTCTGTCCAGCGCCTATCACCTGCGGCGCACCGGTTTCGAGCCGGACCGCGACTTCGTGGTGCTCGACCGCTCCCCCGCTCCGGGTGGCGCCTGGCAGTTCCGCTGGCCCTCCCTGACGTACGGCAAGGTGCACGGAATGCACGCGCTTCCGGGCATGGAGCTGACGGACGCGGATCCCACACGTCCCTCGTCCGAGGTCATCGCCGAGTACTTCGGCACCTACGAGCGGACCTTCGACCTGCGCGTACGGCGGCCGGTCGGCGTACGGGCCGTGCGTGAGGGAACGGACGGGCGGCTGCTTGTCGAGACGTCGGCCGGGACGTGGTCGACGCGGGCGCTGATCAACGCCACGGGCACATGGGACCGGCCGTTCTGGCCGCGCTATCCCGGTCAGGAGACCTTCCGGGGCCGGCAACTGCACACGGCCCAGTACTCGGGGCCCGAGGAGTTCGCCGGACAGCGGGTGGTCGTCGTCGGCGGCGGCGCCTCCGGCACCCAGCATCTGATGGAGATCGCTCCGTACGCCACCGCGACCACATGGGTGACCCGGCGTCCGCCGGTCTTCCGCGAGGGTCCGTTCTCCGAGGAGGTGGGGCGGGCCGCCGTGGCGCTCGTGGAGGAGCGGGTGCGGCAGGGGCTGCCGCCGAGGAGCGTGGTGTCCGTGACCGGGCTGCCGCTCAACGACGCGATCCGGCAGGCAGTCGCGGACGGTGTCCTGGACCGGCAGCCGATGTTCGACCGGATCGTGCCGGACGGCGTGGAGTGGGACGACGGGCGGCACGTGGACGCCGACGTGATCCTCTGGGCGACGGGCTTCCGGGCCGCGATCGACCATCTCGCCCCGCTGCGGCTGCGCGGGCCGGGCGGAGGCATCCGGGTCGAGGGCACTCGCGTGGTCTCCGACCCGCGCATCCACCTGGTCGGCTACGGCCCATCGGCCAGCACGGTCGGCGCCAACCGTGCGGGACGTGCGGCGGTGCGGGACATCAGGCGGCTGCTGGCGGGGGAAACGCTCGCGATCGCGTGA
- a CDS encoding ABC transporter ATP-binding protein, whose amino-acid sequence MHPDRSTWTPSPGGSQEQPRQVRRILTLFRPYRGRLAIVGLLVGAASLVSVATPFLLKETLDVAIPQGRTGLLSLLALGMILSAVVTSVFGVLQTLISTTVGQRVMHDLRTAVYGRLQRMSLAFFTRTRTGEVQSRIANDIGGMQATVTSTATSLVSNLTSVVATIVAMVALDWRLTVVSLLLLPLFVWISRRVGNERKKIATQRQKQMAAMAATVTESLSVSGILLGRTMGRADSLTKSFESESESLVDLEVKSNMAGRWRMAVITIVMAAMPAVIYWSAGMALQLGGPSISIGTLVAFVSLQQGLFRPTVSLLSTGVQIQTSLALFQRIFEYLDLPIDITEPDEPVHLDGVKGEIRFEGVEFHYDGKSGPILRDIDITVPPGGSLAVVGPTGSGKSTLSYLVPRLYDVTGGRVTLDGVDVRDLDFDTLARAVGVVSQETYLFHASVADNLRFAKPDATDEELYAAAKAAQIHDHIASLPDGYDTIVGERGHRFSGGEKQRLAIARTILRDPPVLILDEATSALDTRTEHAVQEAIDALSANRTTLTIAHRLSTIRGADQIVVLDSGRAVERGTHEELLELGGRYAALVRRDARLEPTS is encoded by the coding sequence ATGCATCCCGATCGATCCACGTGGACCCCGTCACCTGGCGGCTCGCAGGAGCAGCCGCGCCAGGTGCGCCGCATCCTGACGCTCTTCAGGCCGTACCGCGGCCGGCTGGCCATCGTCGGCCTGCTGGTCGGCGCCGCGTCGCTGGTCTCCGTCGCCACGCCGTTCCTGCTAAAGGAGACCCTGGACGTCGCCATCCCGCAGGGCCGCACCGGCCTGCTGAGTCTGCTCGCGCTCGGCATGATCCTGAGCGCCGTCGTCACCAGCGTCTTCGGTGTGCTGCAGACCCTGATCTCCACGACGGTCGGCCAGCGGGTCATGCACGACCTGCGCACCGCCGTCTACGGCCGGCTGCAGCGCATGTCGCTCGCCTTCTTCACCCGGACCCGCACGGGCGAGGTCCAGTCCCGCATCGCCAACGACATCGGCGGCATGCAGGCGACGGTCACCTCCACCGCCACCTCCCTGGTCTCCAACCTCACCAGCGTGGTCGCCACGATCGTCGCGATGGTCGCCCTCGACTGGCGGCTCACCGTCGTCTCGCTGCTCCTGCTGCCGCTGTTCGTATGGATCAGCCGGCGTGTCGGCAACGAACGCAAGAAGATTGCGACCCAGCGCCAGAAGCAGATGGCCGCGATGGCTGCCACGGTCACCGAGTCGCTCTCCGTCAGCGGCATCCTGCTCGGCCGCACGATGGGCCGGGCCGACTCGCTCACCAAGTCCTTCGAGAGCGAGTCCGAGAGTCTCGTGGACCTCGAGGTGAAGTCGAACATGGCCGGCCGCTGGCGCATGGCCGTCATCACCATCGTCATGGCCGCCATGCCGGCCGTCATCTACTGGAGTGCGGGAATGGCCCTCCAACTCGGCGGCCCGTCCATCTCCATCGGCACGCTCGTCGCGTTCGTCTCGCTCCAGCAGGGCTTGTTCCGGCCGACGGTCAGCCTGCTGTCCACCGGCGTCCAGATCCAGACCTCGCTCGCGCTGTTCCAGCGCATCTTCGAGTACCTCGACCTGCCCATCGACATCACCGAGCCCGACGAGCCGGTCCATCTCGACGGGGTCAAGGGCGAGATCCGGTTCGAGGGTGTGGAGTTCCACTACGACGGCAAGAGCGGTCCGATCCTCAGGGACATCGACATCACCGTCCCACCGGGTGGCAGCCTCGCGGTGGTCGGTCCCACCGGCTCCGGCAAGTCCACGCTCAGCTATCTGGTGCCACGGCTGTACGACGTGACGGGCGGACGGGTCACGCTCGACGGCGTCGACGTACGCGACCTCGACTTCGACACGCTCGCCCGCGCGGTCGGCGTCGTCTCCCAGGAGACATACCTCTTCCACGCCTCGGTCGCCGACAACCTGCGGTTCGCCAAGCCGGACGCCACCGACGAGGAACTGTACGCGGCGGCGAAGGCGGCCCAGATCCACGACCACATCGCGTCGCTGCCCGACGGGTACGACACGATCGTCGGTGAGCGCGGCCACCGCTTCTCGGGCGGTGAGAAGCAGCGGCTCGCCATCGCGCGCACCATCCTGCGCGACCCTCCGGTCCTCATCCTCGACGAGGCGACCAGTGCGCTCGACACGCGGACCGAGCACGCGGTCCAGGAGGCCATCGATGCCCTCTCGGCCAACCGCACGACACTCACCATCGCCCACCGGCTGTCCACCATCCGTGGTGCCGACCAGATCGTCGTCCTCGACTCCGGGCGAGCCGTAGAACGGGGCACGCACGAGGAGCTGTTGGAACTGGGCGGCCGGTATGCGGCCCTGGTCCGGCGGGACGCCCGTCTGGAGCCGACAAGCTGA
- the mltG gene encoding endolytic transglycosylase MltG gives MQTNTPPRKPIRLTRRGRVALVMGGAVVAATAVAVPLLILMSGEGTRRASLVIPEGRRAGQVYEAVDKALRLPPGSTQKSLAKAHLRLPSEARGNPEGYLFPATYPVDKEATPESLLRYMVDTANERFSRRTIAAGAQRNAMSVYQAVTMASIVQAEAATRVDMGKVARVIFNRLERGMPLQMDSTLNYAMNRSTLNTTVADTEIDSPYNSYRRSGLPPTPIANPGEDAMHAVLTPTPGDWLYFVTVKPGDTRFTASYEEQQRNVAEFNRLRGNSSP, from the coding sequence ATGCAGACGAACACTCCGCCACGGAAGCCGATTCGACTGACGCGCCGGGGCCGGGTCGCCCTCGTCATGGGCGGAGCCGTCGTGGCGGCCACCGCCGTGGCGGTGCCGCTGCTGATCCTTATGAGCGGCGAGGGAACCCGGCGCGCCTCGCTCGTCATCCCGGAGGGCCGACGCGCCGGCCAGGTCTACGAGGCCGTCGACAAGGCCCTCCGACTGCCGCCGGGGTCGACGCAGAAGTCGTTGGCCAAGGCCCACCTCAGGCTGCCGAGCGAGGCCCGGGGCAACCCCGAGGGCTACCTCTTCCCGGCCACGTATCCGGTCGACAAGGAGGCGACCCCGGAGTCCCTGCTGCGGTACATGGTCGACACCGCGAACGAGAGGTTCAGCCGCCGTACGATCGCCGCAGGCGCCCAGCGCAACGCGATGAGCGTCTATCAGGCCGTCACCATGGCGAGCATCGTGCAGGCCGAGGCGGCCACCAGGGTCGATATGGGCAAGGTGGCCCGGGTCATCTTCAACCGTCTGGAGCGGGGCATGCCTCTGCAGATGGATTCGACCCTCAACTACGCGATGAACCGTTCCACGCTGAACACCACCGTGGCCGACACGGAGATCGACAGCCCCTACAACTCGTACCGGCGCAGCGGGCTGCCTCCGACACCGATCGCCAACCCGGGCGAGGACGCGATGCACGCCGTGCTCACCCCGACGCCGGGTGACTGGCTGTACTTCGTCACGGTCAAGCCGGGGGACACCCGGTTCACGGCGAGTTACGAGGAGCAGCAGCGCAATGTGGCCGAGTTCAATCGGCTGCGCGGCAACAGTTCGCCCTAG
- a CDS encoding peptide-N4-asparagine amidase — protein MRSRIIMSMLTGATLAVSVLLGAGPAPAAASSAVTASFATSSAGAASPAASFPARSAAAADTPPAVFGTDWHDPLTAAPPVTRPDTRSCQVTLAEAQFRDFTPYRGMYTPPRGCGDHWSKVVLRLDGKVKGRQFDRLGYLHVGGVEIFRTSTPEPSPDGIEWSVEKDVTRYSDTFRQSRDVEMLIGNVVDDTYTGVIDVKVTLTFYTGTPARTPDRVLTLRDGTLTVPRNSERIVAEVYATGSGGGCEEYWYLTVPDSAPYSCKAADGPYREVQITVDGQLAGIAAPFPTVWTGGWSNPFLWYVIPGPRAFDIKPIEYDLTPFAGILDDGRPHRVEVSVVGVPAGQTGWSTPVNVLVRQDTKSARVTGKLTAPQVGELANSTVFTPGSENRLDTRGGHRLTVAGYVDTSHGRVRTTVVRTLANTSVHRWTDGENMDGLDATWTDDESVTVEGRGAARTTRTQRTYTMDGTTTLGTDDRLRTVLTLGDRAAVVEIHDGRRAAWSRRDDAYTGDATYSANVPRDQRHAVGTTSERYRMYGSDGCYDRRLTTVQGVLTEDRADC, from the coding sequence ATGAGAAGTCGGATCATCATGTCCATGCTCACCGGGGCGACCCTCGCGGTGAGCGTCCTCCTCGGGGCGGGCCCCGCACCGGCGGCAGCCTCGTCGGCCGTCACCGCCTCGTTCGCGACGTCCTCCGCCGGGGCGGCCTCGCCCGCGGCCTCGTTCCCCGCGCGTTCGGCCGCCGCCGCCGACACTCCGCCCGCCGTGTTCGGCACCGACTGGCACGATCCGCTGACCGCCGCCCCGCCCGTCACCCGGCCGGACACCAGGTCCTGTCAGGTCACGCTCGCCGAGGCGCAGTTCCGCGACTTCACGCCCTACCGAGGCATGTACACGCCTCCGAGAGGCTGCGGCGACCACTGGAGCAAGGTCGTGCTGCGCCTCGACGGCAAGGTCAAGGGGCGGCAGTTCGACCGCCTCGGGTATCTGCACGTCGGCGGGGTCGAGATCTTCCGTACGTCCACGCCGGAACCCTCGCCGGACGGCATCGAGTGGTCCGTCGAGAAGGACGTCACCCGTTACAGCGACACGTTCCGGCAGAGCCGTGACGTCGAGATGCTCATCGGCAATGTCGTCGACGACACGTACACCGGGGTCATCGACGTCAAGGTCACGCTGACGTTCTACACGGGCACGCCCGCGCGTACCCCCGACCGCGTCCTCACCCTGCGGGACGGGACGCTGACGGTGCCCCGCAACAGCGAACGCATCGTCGCCGAGGTGTACGCCACCGGCTCGGGCGGCGGCTGCGAGGAGTACTGGTATCTGACCGTGCCCGATTCCGCCCCGTACTCCTGCAAGGCGGCGGATGGCCCCTACCGCGAGGTGCAGATCACGGTCGACGGTCAACTCGCCGGAATCGCCGCGCCCTTCCCGACCGTATGGACCGGAGGCTGGTCCAATCCCTTCCTCTGGTACGTGATTCCAGGGCCGCGCGCCTTCGACATCAAGCCGATCGAATACGACCTGACCCCCTTTGCCGGGATCCTCGACGACGGCCGCCCGCACCGCGTCGAGGTCTCCGTCGTCGGTGTCCCCGCGGGGCAGACCGGCTGGAGCACCCCCGTGAACGTGCTCGTCCGGCAGGACACGAAGAGTGCCCGAGTCACCGGGAAGCTCACGGCCCCCCAGGTGGGCGAGCTCGCCAACTCCACGGTGTTCACGCCCGGTTCCGAGAACCGCCTGGACACCCGGGGCGGTCACCGGCTGACCGTCGCCGGATACGTCGACACCTCGCACGGCCGGGTGAGGACCACCGTCGTCCGGACGTTGGCGAACACTTCCGTGCACCGCTGGACCGACGGCGAGAACATGGACGGGCTCGACGCCACCTGGACGGACGACGAGTCGGTCACCGTCGAGGGGCGCGGCGCTGCCCGCACGACGCGCACGCAGCGTACGTACACGATGGACGGCACGACGACGCTCGGCACGGACGACCGGCTGCGTACCGTCCTGACCCTCGGCGACCGGGCCGCGGTCGTCGAGATTCACGACGGCCGTCGCGCCGCCTGGTCACGCCGCGACGACGCCTACACTGGCGACGCCACCTACTCGGCCAACGTGCCACGCGACCAGCGGCACGCGGTCGGCACCACGAGCGAGCGTTATCGGATGTACGGCTCGGACGGCTGCTACGACCGGCGGTTGACGACCGTTCAAGGAGTGCTCACCGAGGATCGCGCCGACTGCTGA
- a CDS encoding MarR family winged helix-turn-helix transcriptional regulator, whose product MTTPDPDGLLAEQLLRLTRRVHRIQKRHLEQRALGITPAQSRLLRTLAHFGSPPRMADLAERLEVVPRAVTTLVDGLETSGKVRRVPDPTNRRVIRIEVTDEGRKALRELRDARRSAAEEILAPLADEQRAVLGGLLNTLIDGGDIPAVPDGERRC is encoded by the coding sequence ATGACCACCCCCGATCCCGACGGCCTGCTCGCCGAGCAGCTGCTGAGGCTCACCCGCCGAGTGCACCGCATCCAGAAGCGCCACCTTGAGCAGCGCGCCCTGGGCATCACGCCGGCCCAGTCCCGGCTGCTGCGCACCCTCGCGCATTTCGGCTCGCCGCCCCGCATGGCGGATCTCGCCGAGCGTCTGGAGGTGGTGCCGCGGGCGGTGACGACTCTGGTCGACGGGCTGGAGACGAGCGGCAAGGTCCGCCGGGTCCCCGACCCGACCAACCGGCGGGTGATCCGGATCGAGGTCACGGACGAGGGCCGCAAGGCGCTGCGCGAACTGCGCGACGCACGCAGATCCGCGGCGGAGGAGATCCTGGCCCCCTTGGCGGACGAACAGCGCGCGGTGCTCGGCGGTCTGCTCAACACGCTGATCGACGGTGGTGACATCCCCGCCGTCCCTGACGGTGAGCGCCGCTGCTGA
- a CDS encoding secondary thiamine-phosphate synthase enzyme YjbQ produces MSDAFSTRVLNVASGSSEALVDLTRDCEAFLREMAGGRDGLLNVFVPHATAGVAIIETGSGSDDDLLAVLHTLLPADDRWQHRHGSPGHGRDHVLPALVPPHATLPVIAGRLELGTWQSVCLVDTNRDNPNRQVRLSFLG; encoded by the coding sequence ATGTCCGATGCCTTCAGTACCCGCGTCCTGAATGTCGCCTCCGGCTCGTCGGAGGCGCTCGTCGACCTCACCCGAGACTGCGAGGCCTTCCTCCGGGAGATGGCGGGCGGCCGGGACGGCCTCCTGAACGTCTTCGTGCCGCACGCCACGGCCGGTGTGGCGATCATCGAGACGGGCTCCGGCAGCGACGACGACCTCCTCGCCGTGCTCCACACACTGCTCCCGGCGGACGACCGCTGGCAGCACCGCCACGGCAGCCCCGGCCACGGCCGCGACCACGTCCTCCCGGCCCTCGTTCCGCCCCACGCGACACTGCCGGTCATCGCGGGCCGCCTGGAGCTGGGGACATGGCAGTCGGTGTGCCTCGTGGACACAAACAGAGACAATCCCAACCGTCAGGTGCGGCTGAGCTTCCTGGGCTGA